In bacterium, the sequence GATACCCGCCAACGGAAAAAATGACCCCTCCCGCACCCCGACCCGGGACTGAACAAAACCAATCTCGGATTTCGGGTTTCCCTTTCCCTTGACACTCTATGGCGTTGCTGAGATATTCGATTATTAAATGATTTCAGGGCTTTGATCGCTATTTTCAGGACATTTACCAGGCAAACTAACCGCCACTTGGAGAATTTTCCCGACAAAATGCCTCACCAGACAAAAAACTCCCTCGTAACCATCATCCTTGCGGCCGGGAAAGGGACCCGGATGAAAACCTCCCTTCCCAAGGTGCTGCACACCCTGAGAGGCCGTCCCCTCCTTGAAGCTGTACTTGACACTGCGGCGAACCTGGGGCCGGGGAAGGTGATCGTTATCTCAGGGCATGGAGCTGACACCGTCAGGTCGACGGTGGGGGAAAGGGCCGGCAATCACGAGGTGGTCATCCAGGAACCCCAGTTAGGCACAGGTCACGCGGTTTTCCAATGCCTTGATATGCTTACCGGTTTTGAGGGTACAGTCCTGGTCCTGTCCGGAGACGTACCGAACCTGAAGCCGGAAACGGTAAAAGACCTGGCTCGATCAAGGATCGAGGCCGGATCGGACATCAGTATTCTTACCGGGCACCTTGACAACCCTTCAGGTTACGGCAGGATCATCCGCACTCCTGATGGAAAAATTATTGAGATTCGTGAACAGAGGGATCTTTCCGAAGACCAGGAGAGCATAAAGGAAGTGAACCTGGGAGTGTATGCCTTTGACGCGGCCTTTCTCACCAGGGAACTTCCAAACTTGAGCAGCGACAACGCCCAGGGGGAATACTACCTGACCGATCTTGCCAAAACGGCCGCCCAGGCAGGCAACGGGGCCGCTTCGCACACTACGGGGAACCATTCCGAAGCCCTGGGTATCAATACCCTTCGAGAACTGTCTGGAATGGAGATGGAAATGAACCGGAAATACTTGAATGAGCTCATGGATTCAGGGGTCCGCATCATTGACCCTGATCGGACCTGGATCGACGACACAGTGCGCATCGAGCCCGATGCTGTGATACACCCCACGGTGTTTCTCTATGGCCACACAAAAATAGGGGCCGGAACAGTTATCAACCCCGGGGCTGTCATCACAGATTCCACTGTCGGCCGGGGGGTCCTTATCAAGCCCTACTGCGTGATCACAGGTTCCACCATTGACGACAGTGCCGAGGTGGGACCTTTTGCACATATGCGGCCCGGGTCTGAGATCAGAACATCCGGCAAGATAGGCAACTTCGTTGAAACGAAGCAGGCGGTCATCGGGGTGGGAAGCAAGGTCTCCCACCTGTCCTACGTCGGGGACGCCGAACTTGGCCCTGGAGTCAACATCGGTGCCGGATGCGTTACCTGTAACTATGACGGGTTTAACAAGTACAAAACGGTCATCGAGGAAGGGGTATTCGTCGGGAGCGGCACTATGATGGTGGCCCCCATAACCCTGGGCAAAGGATCCCTTATCGCCGCGGGATCGACATTGACCCAGGATGTACCTCCAGACTCCCTCGCCATCGCCCGCAGCCAGCAATCGGTCAGGGAAGGGTGGGCAGCTGCAAGGCGTGAAAAGCTCACCAGCAAGAGCAAGAAGGAGAAGAACTGATGTGCGGTATCGTTGGATACATCGGGCCTGGAAATGCCACCGACATTCTCCTTGAGGGACTACGCCGACTCGAGTATCGGGGTTACGACTCCGCCGGGATCGCCGTTATCAGTGGTGGGGAGCTGGACATCAGACGAAGCGTAGGCAAGATCATCAACCTGGATGGGGTTATCCGCGACGCTCCACTCAAAGGCTCTACCGGCGTGGGACACACACGCTGGGCAACCCACGGTAAACCAAGTGAAGAGAACGCCCACCCTCACCGGGACTGCTCTGGCAGGATCGTAGTGGTTCACAACGGGATCATAGAAAACTACCGCGCACTGAGGCAGGATCTGTTAAAGAACGGGCATAAAATGGTTTCCGAAACTGACACCGAAGTCATTGTTCACCTCGTGGAAACCCACTACGCTGGCGACCTGGTGGAAGCGGTCAGAAATACCCTCCGGAAACTGGAGGGGGTCTACGCCCTTACCGTCATGCACGCGGATCACCCAAACATGCTCGTAGCGGCGCGCAGCGGCCCCCCCCTTGTCATCGGTCTGGGGGAGGGAGAGATGTTCGTTGCCTCAGATATCCCGGCGGTATTGCATCACACGCGGCAATTCCTGTATCTGGAGGATGGTCAGATAGCAACGGTCACCGCTGAAGCTGTACTTGTAACAGATCTGGATGGAGCCGGGATCACCATGGAGGCGGTCACTGTTCCCTGGGACCCGATCCTCGCCGAAAAAGGTGGTTACAAGCACTTCATGCACAAGGAGATCCACGAGCAGCCGCAAGCCCTGGCCGACACCCTCAGAGGACGATTCTTCGAGGAAGATGGTAATATCGCCCTCGACGACATCGACTTCAAAGACCAGTTCATTGAAGAGATGGAAAGGTGCATCATTGTCGCCTGCGGCACCTCCTGGCATGCCGGGCTTGTAGGTCAGTTCCTTATTGAGGAGCTTGCCGGGATTCCCACCTCGGTGGATTACGGATCGGAGTTCAGGTACCGGAACCCCATTGTCGGGGACCGGACACTGGCAATTGCCATCTCCCAATCGGGTGAAACAGCAGACACCCTGGCCGCGGTGCGGGAGTGCCGGGAAAAAGGCGCTTCCATCCTCTCCATCTGCAACGTGGTGGGCAGCATGATAACCAGGGAATCGGACGCCGTTCTTTACACCCACGCCGGTCCTGAGATCGGGGTAGCTTCCACAAAGGCGTTCACAACTCAGCTCGTGTGCCTCCTTCTCTTCGCCATCTACCTCGGGCGTCGACGCGGTGTTCTCAGCCCTGCCAGAACTGGCAGTATCATGGACTCCCTATTCTCCCTTCCCCACCAGGTGGAGAGCATCGTTGAGGGGGAATCGGCCATCGAGGAACTTGCCAGCCTTTTTTACCATCACACCGACTTCCTGTACCTGGGCCGTGGCATTCACTATCCCATAGCCCTTGAGGGTGCCCTCAAGCTCAAGGAGATCAGCTACATCCACGCGGAGGGCTATCCGGCAGGGGAGATGAAGCATGGACCTATCGCCCTCATCGACGAGGGCATGCCGGTGCTCTTCATTGCGACCCGCGACCGGGTCTACGAAAAGGTCATTTCCAATATGGAGGAGGTCAAGGCCAGGGGAGGTAAGGTCATTGCCGTGACTGACCATCTCGAGGAGAGCCTCAGGGAGTGTGCAGACCACCTGATCCACATCCCGGCTACCGATCCCCTGATAACCCCGATCCTTGCGACCATTCCTCTGCAGCTGCTGGCCTACCACATCGCTGTCCTCAAGGGTACTGATGTGGACCAGCCAAGGAACCTGGCCAAGAGTGTTACAGTGGAGTAGTAATGGACCCAGCTGAACCAGAAATCGTCAAGATCAGGAAAACCATCCGGAAGCGTATTCACGACGTCGTCTTCGCCGAGGACACGGTCCTTATCACCCTCTCCATCATCATCGGATTTCTGGCTGGCCTGGGAGCCTGGGCTTTCCTGGAACTCATCAATATATTCAGGCTTTCCTGGAGTCACTGGGGAGGCTACACAGGTTACATCCCGGGAGATATAAGCAGCATCCTTATCCCCTTTATTCCTGCCCTTGGCGGCTTGCTGCTGGGACCTTTGGGAGCCATCTTCCCCACTGAAGCCAAAGGTCACGGAGTTCCGGAGGTCATGGAATCGGTCATCAGGCAGGGCGGGGTACTCAAACCACGAACAATCTTTATCCGTGGCATAGCCTCGGCCATCACCATCGGAACGGGCGGTTCCGCGGGACGTGAAGGACCTATCGCCCAGATCGGCGCCGCAATTGGATCCTGGGTCGCCCAGGTGTTCAAAATGCCATCCAACAACGTCCGCACTTTGCTCGGCTGCGGCGCTGCCGGAGGCATCGCAGCGGCTTTCAACGCTCCTATCGCCGGAGCCCTGTTTGCCTTTGAGATCGTCCTGGGGGACTGGCACATAACAACCTTCACACCAGTGATCATGTCGTCGGTTATTGCCACCACCACATCAAGGTGGCTCCACGGCGGCAAGGCAATCTTCGATGTTCCCTATTATCAGCTGGTCAATCCGGTAGAGATCATCTTCTACGTTATCCTGGGCCTTCTATCGGGGCTGGTCGCTCTACTGTTCATACACTCCATGGATAAGGTCGAGCACTTCTTCGAGAAACAGATCCCTGTCCACCCGTGGCTGAAACCGGCCCTGGGTGGTCTCCTGGTAGGTTTCATCGGCCTGGGTTTCCCCCAGATCTTCAGCAACGGGTACGAGCCCATGGGCAAGGCCCTGAGCGGGGAGATGATCCTCTGGCTGATGTTCAGTCTCGTCTTCCTGAAGATCATTGCCACCTCCCTGACCCTCGGTTCCGGGGGGTCAGGAGGCATTTTTGCGCCTGCCCTTTACATAGGGGCCATGCTGGGGGGGGCTTTCGGAACCGTCATCAACATGCTGTTCCCCTTCATGACCGCGAAACCGGGGGCTTACGCCCTTGTGGGGATGGGAGCCGTCCTGGCGGCCGCGGCCCACGCGCCCCTGACAAACATCCTGCTTCTGTTCGAATTGACGGGTGACTATCACATCATCCTGCCCATCATGGTAGCGTGCATCATGAGCACCCTTACCATACGTGCGCTCTCGCCCCACAGCATCTTTTCCATCGGACTTCACAAAAAAGGGATCACCATCGAGGCGGGCAAAGAGGTCAATGTCCTTCAAAGCCTTAAGGTCAAAGACGCCATGGCCACGGACGATCTGGAGGTCCTCCCCGAAGATATGTCTTTCAGAGATATCCTTCGCCACATCACGTTGAGCAACCATTCGAACTTCCCTATGATAAACAAGGAAGGACATCTGACCGGGGTCATTTCCTTTCAGGAAATACGTAAGCATGTTTTTGATCCCGATCTGGAGCAGCTGGTAATC encodes:
- the glmS gene encoding glutamine--fructose-6-phosphate transaminase (isomerizing) is translated as MCGIVGYIGPGNATDILLEGLRRLEYRGYDSAGIAVISGGELDIRRSVGKIINLDGVIRDAPLKGSTGVGHTRWATHGKPSEENAHPHRDCSGRIVVVHNGIIENYRALRQDLLKNGHKMVSETDTEVIVHLVETHYAGDLVEAVRNTLRKLEGVYALTVMHADHPNMLVAARSGPPLVIGLGEGEMFVASDIPAVLHHTRQFLYLEDGQIATVTAEAVLVTDLDGAGITMEAVTVPWDPILAEKGGYKHFMHKEIHEQPQALADTLRGRFFEEDGNIALDDIDFKDQFIEEMERCIIVACGTSWHAGLVGQFLIEELAGIPTSVDYGSEFRYRNPIVGDRTLAIAISQSGETADTLAAVRECREKGASILSICNVVGSMITRESDAVLYTHAGPEIGVASTKAFTTQLVCLLLFAIYLGRRRGVLSPARTGSIMDSLFSLPHQVESIVEGESAIEELASLFYHHTDFLYLGRGIHYPIALEGALKLKEISYIHAEGYPAGEMKHGPIALIDEGMPVLFIATRDRVYEKVISNMEEVKARGGKVIAVTDHLEESLRECADHLIHIPATDPLITPILATIPLQLLAYHIAVLKGTDVDQPRNLAKSVTVE
- a CDS encoding chloride channel protein; protein product: MDPAEPEIVKIRKTIRKRIHDVVFAEDTVLITLSIIIGFLAGLGAWAFLELINIFRLSWSHWGGYTGYIPGDISSILIPFIPALGGLLLGPLGAIFPTEAKGHGVPEVMESVIRQGGVLKPRTIFIRGIASAITIGTGGSAGREGPIAQIGAAIGSWVAQVFKMPSNNVRTLLGCGAAGGIAAAFNAPIAGALFAFEIVLGDWHITTFTPVIMSSVIATTTSRWLHGGKAIFDVPYYQLVNPVEIIFYVILGLLSGLVALLFIHSMDKVEHFFEKQIPVHPWLKPALGGLLVGFIGLGFPQIFSNGYEPMGKALSGEMILWLMFSLVFLKIIATSLTLGSGGSGGIFAPALYIGAMLGGAFGTVINMLFPFMTAKPGAYALVGMGAVLAAAAHAPLTNILLLFELTGDYHIILPIMVACIMSTLTIRALSPHSIFSIGLHKKGITIEAGKEVNVLQSLKVKDAMATDDLEVLPEDMSFRDILRHITLSNHSNFPMINKEGHLTGVISFQEIRKHVFDPDLEQLVIARDLAILSIPTVTPSDNLKDALSRIALGNIKQLPVVDTKDSRKLVGILTRSDIIGAYNRAISRYEDNG
- the glmU gene encoding bifunctional UDP-N-acetylglucosamine diphosphorylase/glucosamine-1-phosphate N-acetyltransferase GlmU, giving the protein MPHQTKNSLVTIILAAGKGTRMKTSLPKVLHTLRGRPLLEAVLDTAANLGPGKVIVISGHGADTVRSTVGERAGNHEVVIQEPQLGTGHAVFQCLDMLTGFEGTVLVLSGDVPNLKPETVKDLARSRIEAGSDISILTGHLDNPSGYGRIIRTPDGKIIEIREQRDLSEDQESIKEVNLGVYAFDAAFLTRELPNLSSDNAQGEYYLTDLAKTAAQAGNGAASHTTGNHSEALGINTLRELSGMEMEMNRKYLNELMDSGVRIIDPDRTWIDDTVRIEPDAVIHPTVFLYGHTKIGAGTVINPGAVITDSTVGRGVLIKPYCVITGSTIDDSAEVGPFAHMRPGSEIRTSGKIGNFVETKQAVIGVGSKVSHLSYVGDAELGPGVNIGAGCVTCNYDGFNKYKTVIEEGVFVGSGTMMVAPITLGKGSLIAAGSTLTQDVPPDSLAIARSQQSVREGWAAARREKLTSKSKKEKN